A genomic stretch from Corvus cornix cornix isolate S_Up_H32 chromosome 7, ASM73873v5, whole genome shotgun sequence includes:
- the DCAF17 gene encoding DDB1- and CUL4-associated factor 17 encodes SPGAPRDSSREKLQYPASRGGGGGRRAVPAWRLRKPALWWRGKCRRGVPSAGLGLPRSAVKEQGAVRAFTRFASPLAGQGGGLRESRRGPGPARLHAPPRASLERGRKAIPARGPGICPQAAAGGGKAAPRACGVHNVCRLLSRRAHGFYARDAGVAHRKNLGLLRKIMCQESTKFKNVWTTHSASPIAYERGRIYMDNYQCCITSIAQEPRILYQKSKCAKSEKIEDALLLECPLGEMLPSPSDYKASLIVLTVQNWLLRLSADSGEVLEKVYLAGSCCKFFRYLSWDTPQEVMIVKSAQNKLPAAARQAGIQQTVLFYLAVFQVLPLSFIGMLEINKKIFGNSVTDVAVSNGILIVMYSMGLVRLYNFKAILEQFMEQPFDLGQEFNWNGQVGVVGKYPFGLPCNIKITDTPPLLFEASSLENAFQIGGYPWHYIITPNKKKHKGVFHICSLKDNALAKNGIQDMKCCSLEPDWIYFHPDMSGRIIHVGPNLIKVLKLKEVKNHADQMEIAEDFTIVANRENCVNNTVTVTASGRVVKKRFTSLDDDPEQETFKIVDYEDELDLLSTVAVTQIGADGRAHLDFHCNEHGILLKSIPLKESWDVTYSHEVYFDKDLVLHIEQKPNRRFSCHVYQMVCNTAKDDDP; translated from the exons AGTCCGGGCGCGCCGCGCGATTCCTCTCGCGAAAAACTACAGTACCCGGCGAGCcgcgggggaggcggcgggcgCAGGGCTGTCCCCGCCTGGCGTCTGCGGAAACCGGCGCTGTGGTGGCGGGGGAAGTGCAGGCGTGGAGTACCGTCGGCAGGCCTCGGTTTGCCTCGCTCGGCAGTCAAGGAGCAAGGGGCCGTTCGGGCCTTTACCCGCTTCGCTTCACCTCTcgccgggcagggcgggggtTTGAGAGAAAGCCGGCGCGGGCCTGGCCCTGCAAGGCTGCACGCCCCGCCGAGAGCGAGCCTGGAGCGAGGGAGAAAGGCGATCCCGGCCCGCGGGCCGGGAATATGCCCGCAGGCGGCCGCCGGCGGGGGCAAGGCCGCCCCCCGGGCGTGCGGGGTGCACAACGTGTGCCGCCTCCTCAGCCGCAGGGCCCACGGCTTCTATGCCAGGGATGCTGGTGTCGCCCACAGGAAGAACCTGGGACTCCTCAGAAAGATAATGTGTCAG GAAAGTACTAAATTCAAGAATGTCTGGACAACTCATTCTGCATCTCCTATTGCGTatgaaagaggaagaatttaCATGGACAATTACCAATGCTGTATTACCAG CATTGCACAAGAGCCAAGAATACTTTATCAAAAGTCAAAGTGTGCCAAGTCTGAAAAAATAGAAGATGCTTTATTATTGGAATGCCCACTG GGGGAAATGCTACCGAGTCCATCAGATTACAAAGCTTCCCTGATAGTCTTGACAGTGCAGAACTGGCTTCTACGTCTCTCTGCTGATAGTGGAGAAGTACTGGAAAAAGTATATCTTGCTGGTTCCTGTTGTAAATTCTTCAG GTATCTGAGCTGGGATACTCCTCAAGAGGTAATGATTGTAAAGTCAGCTCAGAATaagctccctgcagcagcacggCAG GCAGGAATCCAGCAGACTGTATTGTTTTATCTTGCTGTATTCCAAGTTTTGCCTCTTTCATTCATTGGAATGctggaaataaacaaaaag ATTTTTGGTAATAGTGTGACAGATGTTGCTGTTTCTAATGGAATCCTGATTGTAATGTATAGCATGGGTCTGGTCAGGCTCTATAACTTCAAGGCCATTTTGGAACAG TTCATGGAACAACCATTTGATTTGGGACAAGAATTCAACTGGAATGGTCAGGTGGGAGTTGTAGGAAAGTATCCATTTGGTCTTCCATGTAACATTAAAATAACAG ATACCCCACCTTTGCTATTTGAAGCATCTTCTCTGGAGAATGCATTTCAAATTGGAGGTTACCCTTGGCATTATATCATCACAcctaacaagaaaaaacataaagGAGTCTTCCATATTTGTTCTCTGAAAGACAATGCTTTG gcaAAAAATGGCATACAGGATATGAAATGCTGTTCACTTGAACCTGACTGGATATATTTCCATCCAGATATGTCAGGTAGAATAATCCACGTGGGACCAAACTTGATAAA AGTCTTAAAGCTTAAGGAAGTTAAAAATCATGCAGATCAAATGGAGATTGCAGAAGATTTTACAATTGTAGCCAACAGAGAAAACTGT GTGAACAACACTGTTACTGTAACAGCTTCTGGTCGAGTGGTGAAAAAGCGTTTTACCTCGCTGGATGATGACCCAGAACAAGAG aCATTCAAAATTGTGGACTATGAAGATGAATTGGATTTATTATCCACTGTGGCAGTTACTCAGATAGGAGCTGATGGAAGAGCTCACCTTGACTTTCATTGTAATGAACATGGGATTCTACTTAAGAGTATTCCATTAAAGGAGTCCTGGGATGTG actTACAGTCATGAAGTTTACTTTGACAAAGACCTCGTATTACATATAGAACAGAAGCCTAACAGGAGATTCAGTTGTCATGTTTATCAAATGGTCTGTAATACTGCAAAAGATGATGATCCTTAA